From Triticum urartu cultivar G1812 chromosome 2, Tu2.1, whole genome shotgun sequence, a single genomic window includes:
- the LOC125540477 gene encoding uncharacterized protein LOC125540477 — MDERDSSKEPVRDAGGKEMVQMANDLVGVLSGHLGMLKREISFLRTEVKSRGLAGNRTCQEQIMSNLPLDENLLKKVNLPYLGSNTEEVMDFLLVETQQLLYRFNSLASILQKLRIPISSDKIDKLRLISNALVGISELIKRHKSVAADKQEGEDRLDCAGWEATWGSSTGRHGCFDDITTLSPMQFTTSTPGSFPLSSVAGPALEIYSIKLINLNPNLSWPIDVYGVVAARDDFDHNRNILFCRSSADCQRINQEDPFLHLIGPSRAIVAEEPVMFQIELKLKYGANLKDTAWFTSNQSYRSIMPYDTMQICNRCCTAEISLGRVAPAIQATIVGVSAEGEWPFEYGCKVSCLFSPADATEGCAAEVVLLDRRAKRMRAGSDGYLSLSRNVVSVGLQGTLRVVTEAYSESGLNIVRKYHAEFPIKQCQIDSCECSVDGSTLKIVVAWSRLAIDKDDLVLNGY; from the exons ATGGACGAGAGGGATTCCAGCAAGGAGCCGGTGAGGGATGCCGGCGGCAAGGAGATGGTGCAGATGGCCAATGACTTGGTTGGTGTTCTTTCCGGCCACCTTGGGATGCTTAAGAGGGAGATCTCGTTCCTGAGGACAGAGGTCAAGTCCCGGGGATTGGCTGGAAACAGGACTTGTCAAGAGCAGATCATGTCTAACCTGCCCCTCGATGAAAATCTTCTCAAGAAGGTGAATTTGCCTTACCTAGGTTCCAACACTGAGGAGGTGATGGATTTTCTGCTGGTCGAGACGCAGCAGTTGCTCTACCGCTTCAACTCTCTCGCATCCATTCTACAAAAACTCAGAATCCCCATATCTTCCGACAAGATTGATAAGCTGCGTCTCATATCCAATGCACTTGTGGGCATCTCGGAGCTTATCAAGAGGCACAAATCTGTTGCTGCTGACAAGCAAGAGGGTGAAGATCGTTTGGACTGTGCCGGCTGGGAGGCTACATGGGGAAGCTCGACAGGAAGACATGGTTGCTTTGACGACATAA CAACATTGAGTCCTATGCAGTTTACCACTTCCACGCCTGGAAGCTTCCCATTATCGTCCGTGGCTGGTCCTGCCTTGGAGATCTACTCAATCAAGCTCATTAATCTGAATCCTAATCTGAGTTGGCCCATTGATGTCTATGGCGTGGTCGCTGCACGGGATGATTTTGACCACAACCGCAACATTCTCTTCTGCCGGTCAAGTGCAGACTGCCAAAGAATTAACCAAGAG GACCCTTTTTTGCACTTGATTGGCCCGTCTCGTGCAATTGTAGCTGAAGAGCCTGTGATGTTTCAAATTGAACTGAAATTGAAGTATGGAGCAAATTTAAAAGATACAGCATGGTTCACTTCCAACCAAAGTTATCGCTCCATCATGCCATATGATACCATGCAGATCTGTAACCGCTGTTGTACAGCAGAGATAAGCCTCGGCCGAGTTGCTCCAGCAATCCAGGCCACAATTGTAGGTGTTTCTGCTGAAGGGGAGTGGCCTTTTGAGTATGGATGTAAAGTTTCTTGCTTGTTTTCTCCTGCTGATGCAACGGAGGGATGCGCGGCAGAAGTCGTTTTGCTTGACCGCCGTGCTAAAAGGATGCGTGCGGGATCAGATGGGTATCTTTCTTTGTCAAGAAATGTCGTGTCAGTGGGATTGCAGGGCACACTCCGAGTCGTCACAGAAGCTTACTCAGAGTCCGGACTCAATATTGTTCGAAAATATCACGCTGAATTTCCTATCAAGCAGTGTCAGATAGATAGTTGTGAGTGCTCAGTTGACGGCTCCACATTGAAGATAGTTGTTGCTTGGTCTCGTCTTGCCATTGACAAGGATGATCTTGTACTCAATGGTTATTGA